From a single Chionomys nivalis unplaced genomic scaffold, mChiNiv1.1 scaffold_75, whole genome shotgun sequence genomic region:
- the LOC130869098 gene encoding deubiquitinase OTUD6B-like, which produces MEEVSAELDDEEQLLRWHRKEKKELQAKIQGMKNAVPKNDKKRRKQLVEDVAKLEREMEQRQREELEQLKLAFAESKIDSVAVNISDLVLENQPPRISKAQKRREKKAALEKEREERIAEAEIENLAGARHVESEKLAQILAARELEIKYIPSDGHCMYGALEDQLREQDCALTVAALRKRTAEYMQSHSEDFLPFLTNPNTGNVYTPEEFGKYCDDIVNTAAWGGQLELRALSHILQTPIKVLQADAPPIVVGEEYSRNPLVLVYMRHAYGLGEHYNSVTRVVNSATENCN; this is translated from the coding sequence ATGGAGGAGGTCTCGGCGGAGCTGGACGATGAGGAACAGCTGCTGCGATGGCATCGCAAGGAGAAGAAGGAGCTGCAAGCCAAGATTCAGGGAATGAAGAACGCTGTTCCCAAAAACGACAAAAAGAGGCGCAAGCAGCTCGTTGAAGATGTAGCTAAgttggagagagaaatggagcaGAGACAAAGGGAAGAGCTGGAGCAGTTGAAATTGGCTTTCGCGGAGAGTAAGATAGATTCTGTCGCTGTTAACATTTCAGACTTGGTACTTGAGAACCAGCCACCTCGGATTTCCAAAGCACAAAAGAGACGGGAGAAAAAGGCTGCACTGGAAAAGGAGCGGGAGGAAAGGATAGCTGAGGCTGAAATTGAGAACCTAGCTGGAGCTAGGCATGTAGAGAGTGAAAAACTCGCTCAGATACTGGCCGCCAGAGAATTGGAAATCAAGTATATTCCATCTGACGGCCATTGCATGTACGGAGCACTGGAGGATCAGCTGAGAGAGCAGGACTGTGCCCTAACTGTGGCTGCCCTCCGGAAGCGCACTGCTGAGTACATGCAGAGCCATTCAGAAGACTTCCTGCCCTTCTTAACAAACCCCAATACCGGGAACGTGTATACTCCAGAGGAATTTGGAAAGTACTGTGATGACATTGTGAACACAGCAGCGTGGGGAGGTCAGCTTGAGTTAAGAGCTCTGTCTCACATTCTACAAACACCAATCAAGGTACTACAAGCAGACGCTCCTCCTATTGTAGTTGGTGAAGAATATTCGAGGAATCCTTTAGTACTAGTATACATGAGACATGCATATGGCTTAGGAGAACATTATAATTCTGTCACACGGGTGGTGAATTCGGCTACTGAAAATTGCAACTAG